In Euphorbia lathyris chromosome 2, ddEupLath1.1, whole genome shotgun sequence, the sequence TCCTTGCATCCTGCACCGCATCTCTTTATTTAAAATTCCACTTTTGACAAACTCCATGGAAATTTTGCCATCTGGTGCTGAATTTGAAAGTGAAATTCTTAGAGTCTCTCATGACTCCGGTAAGGAAGCCAGCGTAAGTAAAGCAGTGAgctcatttttaattttaagccCCATACTGGAAAGTTGATCCACGATCCCTTGGAACTCGTTCAAGTGGTCTGCGAGAGAAGTACCGTCTCGATATTTCAGTTGAATCAATTTggtcaaataaaataatttgttgTTGTCGGTTTTTGAGGCGTACAAATCTTCGAGCTTATTCCACAACGTTCGTGCATGAGTTTCGCCAGCAATGTGATTATACACATTATCGTCAACAAACTGTCGGATAAATCCGCAGACTTGCTCATGCTCGAAACCCCAGTCTCCATCCGACTTGCTGTCGGGCTTGTCTGTCCCGAACACCGGAAGATGCATCTTCGTCACATATAGGAGATCCTTCATTTTGCTTCTCCATATTTGAGCCATTTAGACTGACCATTTTGCTTGTCAATTTTGCCTCCATGTTGACTAGGCTATGATACCAGTTGTTGGGAATAACGCGGAAAAATTATTCCGTAAAAATATTGACGagcaaaataatcaataaaaatgacaCCGATAATTTAACGTGGTTCACCCTTGCAGGCTAGTCCACGATCAAGCTCGAGAGTAAATTCTTCCACTATAAAATAGTAGGCGTACAAAtagggtgttctctagaaactttctagagttataATAAGATAAAAACCCAAATAGTAGCACTCACGTGTTTCCCGAAAAACctcaaaataattatcttactaTTTTGTCTCTCCCCGAAAATAATCAGACTACCCTCAAAAATTAAATCACTTAAACAATTAGCCTCACTCCCTCAATTTCTGCTCTCACTCTCTTGCATCTGTATATCCATGGCCTTATATAGCCATTTTGTTGAAGACCATTCAACTAATTAGTTGAATGAAGAGATAAGGTTTTAATTGTGCCATGATTGATGGCACAATCATGGCACAATTTGGCATTCAATATGTGAAGTTATGAGAAGAGAGTTATGGCTGATTTTCCAATATAAAGATTTGGCGTTAACTTACTCCTCTATTTCATTGTTCATTTGATATTTTCTTTCCATTTAGACAAAACCAAGAAATTTCTTAGCCATTTGACTTCATCCCATGAGTTAAAAGAAGCCTAGGAACATGAGAACAAAccgaaacaaaaagaaaactaaaagcGAGCCCGTAtggtttttgaaaaatattgagTAAGAAATTTTTTTAACATAGTGTTTGATTACAACATCAAAAAATATGAAGAAGTAGTGAGCGATTATTGTTTTCAAAAGAGTAGGAAGAAATGGAGTAAAATTCAAACATTTTAGAAAAATGTATTACTTTTTTTAAAAgagtaaaacattttcttcaCTTTTTTCATATAATTTTCTGTTGACTAACCTAAAATTTTACATTGACTTATTTTCTAAAGCAAATAAATActgaaaaattagaaaaatattgtCTTATACAATATTTTACGGCAGAGAATGTATATTGAGACTCGAGCtacaaccatatatatatatatatatatatatatatatatatatatatatatatatatatatatatcataatattatttagggaaaagtacaaaaataaatcttgtgattacacctgttttcgaacaacacacATGTCATTTAAAAGTGTGCAAAATGGTATCTTGACAGCACGACTTAATGGCACTTCCATccatactaaaaaaatataatttttatccaTTCAAATAGTGGGATCGGCACGATTTAGTGGCACTTCCATCCCTActgaaaaatattaaattttacaaaaaaaaatttatttccaaattaaaccataaatcatacaaaaaaaaaatgtcatttcgttAGCAAACATATATTAAATTGACTAATGgtattaaaagtcaaaggaaaaaaatttaatttagtttttatatttatttattttataaattaacccccttattatctaattatcacaaacaaaccctaaaaaaaaaaaaatcaaatacaccctcttctccatctctttttaatttcttatttctctctcttctctctctcctctttgttaatttctctctctaaaatcaattgaatttccataCTACTTTATATAATAACTTCACTATTTATTTTTCAGTTCAAGCTTACAATATCCAATTGTTTAATTTTCTCCTTTTCATGACAGAATATCGACAAGATTCCTTCAGTCAATTGCCGAGTTTTGGTAATTCATGTAAGCATCATCAATTCCCTTTTactaagggggttaatttataaaataaataaatataagaactaAATTAACTccttttcctttgacttttaatactattagtcaatttggtatgtgtttgctaatggAATGAAACTCAAGTTAccattttataaacttttaaaccatatggGTGTTGTTTGAAAACAAATATAACCagaaagtttatttttatacttttccctattATTTATCTAGCAATGAAATAAAATTGCCATGAATCTTAAATTCTTCAAAGTAATGCTAGAACTCATCTCGTTACAGCTTAGAATTTTTCTAATGCAAGAAATAGAAACATGTGGCAGAAAAAGATGGTAAATTGTATCTATGgttccttaattttttttcttttttatacttCAAATGGACAATATGTAAAGATTTtataaagtaaaattaaatcatttagGAGTTTaatgatgtaatttttttaaagcaagaaaaataattaataaaaattaagataagATGCAAAATATTCTTAACACtgaagagcaattttattcttaatttcCAAAATGTTGTATAAACCAGTCCCAACAATTAGCTCATGGGTTGGCAGAGATCTGACGTCATGTGACCATGTCCCTCTATAGTGTTTTTTATGCCGACTTGAAGCCGACATTCACCACTAGTCGCCTAATGGGCCCAATCCTTCTTAAAGCCTTGCCTCAACTCTCATCGATGCCTTGGCCCGACGTCTGGACTAACCTTGCCTACGCCTTGGGGTTGAGATTTAATCTGCGGGTCGATGCCCCGTCACATTCTCCCCCACTTAGATGATCAACGTCCTCGTTGATCAAGCTGGCTTCCTACAAGGAGATCTTCGTTTTCTCATGAACGGAAACCGAGTTTCCGCACAAGTCGACTCTAACGTAGCAAATAGTAAATTTATCTCTAATATTGACAAGATGTATCGATTTTCTATGGTATAAAGCTCATATCGGTCCCTAAACTAtacattaaaaattaattagtccTCAAACTACTAAAATCACCAATCAAGCTCTTAATCTATTTAAAATCAACATTTCTCACCCTCTTAtcctaattatataaataagagGGTGAGAAATgttaattttaaatagattAAGGGCTTGATTGGTGACTTTAGTAAATGAACTAATTGATTTTTAATGTGTAGTTTAGGGGCCATATGAGTTTTATGTCCTTttataaataattcatcaaattgttttcgcaatcatgaatttttttatttacacttcacatataaatcattttatcaattattacaaaattaaaaaatccaaatatttcaccaaattagaaaatattaatcttcaattattattatcaaatcgtaaaaatatgaattttttttattaaacggatattgaataatgaataaaatagctgtgttttataatgatattATGCTGggtaaaattaattttgaccgTCAATGTTATGGtattttttaggcttaatatatcatctgtccattgaacttgtccaaaaaacttgattggcatcttaaactttcaaagtgttttaATAGCCCCTCAAATTGTTTAAAATGCTGCAATATcctcctcaacttgcttaaaatatagttaattaattaatcactcgTTTACAAAGAGATAAGTTGCATTTGAAGGTTTGTGTTTTAGGTGTCTTGGAAAAGTCAAACGACCAAGGTCAGGTATGAGATTCTAATATCGTAGAGAAAAGATTTTACAGTAGAACAATTAAGAAATTCCttattaatatgttttaatataaCCTACAAATTACGCAATATACATTTCACATGCAGTGTACTTCTTTAAgttgattgattaattgattatatgttAAATAAATTTGAAGGGGTTATTTGAATATTTCAAACGCCGATTGATATTCGAAGGCTGCTGCTAGATGATCTCGTGGGAGCTGGCTTTTCTAGGATGGTTCCaccttagtttttttttttttctttcttatttatcaaaaaaaaaaaaaaaaacaagttatGGTCATTTGGGCATTTTAAAGTTGGGGGAGGTCAAACAACTTTTTGGAAAAGTTGaggggaaaattataaaattggatcgAATGgaagactcatttacatatttaattcaTATTGCGACTTTTCATATTGCGAAATGGATTAAATAGGTAAATGGGTCTTCTATTTGacctaattttgtaattttcccaaaattGAGGGGCAAATCTTTTAGTTAACTAACTAAACTGCCTAGCAAACTGGTTCTATCAGAAAAGGAGAACTAGACATGAGCATATCATCACcttcttatctcttcttctCAACACCAAACAAAATCACACTAAACTTTCAGCAAAATTCTCAATCGAAAAAACCTGATCCTGCAATTTCTCTTCTTCAATTATGCAAAAAAGTGGAAGAACTCCGACAAGTTCACACCTTTCTCATCAAAACCTCTCTAATCAGAGAAAAACATGCCTTCGGCCGTCTTCTCGTATCATTCTCATCATTCGATGATCTGGGTACAGTTGATTACGCTCGAAAACTGTTCGATTCAATCAATATCCCAAAAAACTCCTTCATCTATAACACAATGATGAGAGCCTATTTGAAATGTGGAAATCCAAGAGAAGCATTTGTTGTCTATTCTCACATGGTTTGTGAAGATTATGTTTACCCTGACGATTTCACTTtcacttttgtgttttctgcTTGTTCTAAGTTTAATGCTGTTTCTGAAGGTAAACAGGCTCATGCGCAgatgataaaattaaaacccCCTTTTAATTTTGGGGTGCATTCTTGGAATTCCTTGATGGATTTTTATACCAAAATTGGAGAGCTAGGGATTGCAATTCACCGACTGTTTGACAGAATTGATGAACCAGATGTTGTTTCTTGGAATTGTTTGATTAGTGGGTATGTGAAATCAGGGGATTTAAATCAGGCACAGAAGGTGTTCGATGAAATGCCGCAAAGAGATGTTGTCTCTTGGACTACTTTACTTGTAGGCTATGCAAATGCAGGTTTTTTGAGTGAAGCTTCTCGATTATTCTCTGAAATGCCAGAGCCAAATTTGGTTTCTTGGACTGCATTGATCAACTGTTACTTACAATTAGGTTATTACAGCAAGGTTTTGGATCTGTTTGAACAGATGCAAATTGCTGAAATTGAAATGGACAAGATCACCATAACAACTTTACTCTCTGCCTGTTCCAGATTAGGAGCTTTGGATCATGGACAATGGCTCCATGGCTACCTGGATAAACATGGGATCAAAATTGATGCTCATTTATCAACAGCTTTGATTGATATGTATAGCAAGTGTGGAAGAATAGAATTGGCAAGGAAAGCTTTCAGAGAAGCGGCAGATAAGAAGGTGTTTGTGTGGAATTCTATGTTGGGAGGGTTGGCTCTTCATTCATTTGGGGAAGAAGCTATTGAGTTATTTGATGAGATGATAAAGTTTGGAATAGATCCTAATGAAATCACATATATCAATATCTTAGTAGCTTGTGATCATTCTGGTCTTGTTGAAGTTGGATTGGGGTTTTTCAATAGATTGATGGAAGATCAGAAAGTGAAACCAACAATTGATCACTATGGATGCCTTGTGAACCTACTGGGCCGTGCAGGTTCATTATATGATGCATTTCAGGTATGATTTACAGAAACAATCCGCTTAGCACGATTATCATTCTTGTGTTGTGTATATCATGCATAAGGTAAAAAGcatgagtttgaccattttggTGAATTTAGCTAACCCCCCTTGTGACTAAAAAGTCAGCTTTAAACTAGATTGTTGTTTATTCATCTGCATTTCAAACTTACATTTTTAATGGTTCAAAAGTAATTTTttagggaaaaaaaaaaaaaaaatatatatatatatcttattTCATCAATTTGCAGATAGAGGAATATGATATTTAGGCGAAAGAGGTCATGTGCTTTACagcattactaaaaaaaaaaaaaaaaaaaatttaactaaaggTGTTATCTTCGATATGTGACACATTGATTTTGATGACGTGACGCATTGAGTCGCTGACTTTACTGATGTGGCACAATTAACATGTTTTGAGGACATGACAATTGGTGTTAGTTGAATTCTTTTTGTTGCTCACTATGTAAAACACATGCTgtcatttgaaaaaaaaaaaaaaatctcattccTCTACTTGCAAATCGATGAAACTATATTGATCTTttttatatttgtattttacTGTTTTTATATCTTAAAAATCTTATATTGAACCATAAAAATGCAATTTCAAATGCAGATGAAATGAGTGATGCTCTTTAAACTGAATTGGACATTCACAGTTAACAATCCACCAAAATTGGAACAATAAGGGGTCTCAGAATGTTCTTTGCCCCTATATAATCATGTGAAATATATAAACAACATAACATCACGAAACAGTAACCCGTTTTGACACTCCTAATTTCGTTTGACACTGCTAATTTCAGGTAATTGAGAGTATGCCTTTGAAAGCAGATGGGAGCTTATGGAGAGCCCTCCTGGGCGCCTGTAAGATGCATGGGAATATTAAGTTGGGAGAGAAAGTAGGAAGAATTTTAATAAAGATGGAGCCTTTAAATCACATGAATTATGTGCTTTTATCAAATCTATATGCTATGTTTAATAGATGGGAAATGGTTGGTGAATTGAGGAGAGACATGAAATTGAAAGGTTTGATGAAGAAGCCTGGTTGTAGCTCCATTGAGGTTAGTGGTGTTGTCCATGAGTTTGTTGCTAGAGACTTATCTCACTCCAAGAGTAAAGAGATCTATGAGACATTGAATATAATGGCTAACCATGCTTTGAATTTAGACATTACTTATTGTCACGTATGTGAGGCGCGGGAAAGTGAAGAAGTAGAAGTTTGAGgattgattttgttattttacTCATTCGAATTTATTCTATCTTTCCTTGCATAGTTAAAGTCGTTATTTGCCTTTTACAAAAGGTATCGTACTTTTACATTAAAGGTACCATGCTTTTAGGCAATGATGTTAGTAGGTTTGGAGGGTAGTGAAATATTAGGCCAGCTGTCCCTAACAGCTGTGTTGTACTGCCTTACTCATCTTAGCACTAAAGGTGCTATATACATATCATGTTTTTTCTCTTTTGGGGGTATGaatgaaattactaaaattacTCTCTCTATCTTCTTTTCATCTATTCTGTCTTTCCTTCTCTCTTTCTAAATTCTTCTCTCAAATTATATTCTAATTCTAACTGTCAGATCCACATACctaacattggtatcagagatcACATCCTCCGGCCTTTCTGTGGATGGTAAATTACGCCCATAAGAAAACTCGAGCAGCAACGTTAAAAGCGAAATTAGCCATGGAAACAATTGAGCAGCAATTGAAAGAGCTCACTATGCAGTTTTACAACCGATCTGAGGCGACCGCAGAGAAATTGGAGAAAATGCAGGCTCATCTCCAAGAAGTGCAGAATGCTCAGCAGAACAGGTTTGATGCCTTATTGATGGAGCAAAATCAACTGCGGAAAGACCAGATTAATTCTCATCAAGCTCTGGAAGAGCTAGTTCACAAATCCATGTCCACTTTAGCCAAAATAGTCCAATCACACCCTAATTCTTCTACTCTGTCCCCAGGGAAATCTCTCAGTTCTTTGATCAACCCTGAAAAGGGAATTCTGGGCAGTCCTCCGGGAAATCTCCAAGTTGGTGAATCTTCATTCTCAAAGACCCCTTACTTCAACAAGATGCTTCCAAAGTGTGAGCTGCCTTCCTTCACTGGATCTGAGGTGGAGAACTGGATTAGTAAGAGTTCAAAATATTTCCAGTTATTCGAAGTCGCAGAGGAAAAGAAGGTTGAATTAGCTGGGTTGTTCATGCAAGGTAGAGCTGAATGTTGGTTCAAAAATTGGATTCCACATCATCCAGGAATCCGATGGGAAGAATTTACAGAAGCGGTGAGCAAGAGATTTCAGGAAACAGAGGTTACTGAAATTGTGGAACAACTGACCCAATTAAAGTAGAGCAGCAGTGTAGCCAATTACCAAGATCAATTTGAGGAACTCAAATTGAAAATGGAGAAGGAATACTCTGAGATCACAGAAGCTTATTATACCAAAAGTTTCATTGCTGGCCTGAAACCGGAGATCCGCTCAGCTGTTAGATCCCATGAACCAAAAGAAGTGTACTCAGCTATCAAGCAAGCTAAATACCAAGAGAATTATCTCAGGGATATATTAGAAGCAGTTAAACCAAAACCTTCATTCAGATCTCCTTCGAATTTCAAACCCTGGACTCCTTCTCAAACCTCAACCAAACCACCCTACACACCAACCAAATTAACTGATTCTAAGCCTGCAAATACTTCCACTACAATGAAGAAAGTGCCAGGAGCCTGCTGGAAATGTGGTGAAAGGTATTACCCAGGGCACCAATGCAGCAATAAGAAGCTATTAGCTATCTCTGCTGGGGAAGAGGTGGAGGCAGAAGAAGTAGACCAAATTCTAGATGAAGGAGAGCTGAATCCATGTGAAGACAAGGCAGAGGAGGAACAGATTTCATTATCCATCAATGCCTTGGATGGGGGACTGACAGACACAACAATGAAATTGAAAGGTACTCTTAACCGAAATCCTATCATGGTGTTGATAGATAGTGGTAGCACTCATAGTTTTGTGGATGTTAACCTAGCTAAGGAAGTGAAATTGCCCTTAATAGAGGTTAAACCAGCAGCTGTAACTGTGGCAGATGGCAGACAGCTTACAGTCACTTCTAAATGTAATGATTGTAGTTGGTCTATGCAAAACACTAGGTTCAATTTCACTCTAAGGGCATTAGATTTGGGGGACTATGACATTATATTATGGGTGGATTGGATGAGACACCACACTCCAGTTACCTTTGATTTTGGGGCTGATAGGTTGCTAGTGTATAAAGATGGTAAACAGATTGAATTGAAAAGAATTAAGGAGGAGATGTCCCTTAAAATGATGACCATGAAATCTGTTAATAAACTGGTGTGTAGAGGATGGAAAGGAGTCACTTCCAAACTGTTTTTTATGGTAATGTCTAAGGAAGAATCTGTGTTAGCACCAGCCACAAACAAAACACCCCAAATCACCACCCATGACCCTATCCAAGCCTTACTAGCCTTGAACAGGCACCTTTTTCAAGTACCTACTACTTTACCTCCCAAAGAACACAAGATCACTCAATACCCCTCAAATCTGCCACTGACCCTGTAAATGTGAGACCTTATAGGTACTCACACCAACAGAAAGATGAGATAGAACGTTTAGTGGAGGAAATGCTAGAAAATGGAGTTATACGACCTAGCAGTAGCCCATATGCATCTCCTGTGCTATTAGTTAAAAAGAAGGATGAGACATGGAGATTATGTGTAGATTTTCGTGAGCTAAACAAAATTACTGTCAAGGATAAATTCCCAATTCCGGTCATACAGGAACTAATTGATGAGTTGAATGGGGCTGTTAAGTTCTCTAAGATTGATCTGAGAGCTGGGTATCACCAGATTCGCATGAAAGAAGGGGACATTCAGAAGACAGCATTCAGAACGCATTCGGGACATTACGAATTTGTGGTGATGCCTTTTGGCCTCACTAATGCACCTGCCACCTTTCAAGCTCTAATGAATTCTATTTTTAAGCCTTATTTACGCAAGTTTGTGTTTGTTTTCTTCGATGACATACTGGTGTACAGTCCTGACCTGGAGACTCACCTAGAGCACCTCAAGATTGTGTTTCAGTTGCTCAGTGACAATCAGCTGTATGCAAAGGAGACGAAATGTGAATTTGGGGTGGATCAGATTACCTATTTGGGCCATATACTCTCTAAAGAAGGTGTGGCTACAGATCCAGAGAAGATTACTGCTATGTTGCAGTGGCCAAAACCAACCAACCTGAAAGGGTTGAGAGGTTTCTTAGGGCTTACGGGTTACTACAGGAGGTTTGttaaatgtcacacccgaccctagacgaccccaatcggcatcgggcgtgagataaaaagatcacaatcaacacttaaGAGTCTCCATAATTATCCAAATACCATAAGTTTCACATTTTCAAGATTTCCTCTTAGATATATTCTGAAATAATAACTCATATTCCTATTACATTAGTCCTTCAAGAAACTCCAACATATTTTCCAACTCCattatattataattgaaatactaaATTTCTAATGATAATTCTAACCATAAGCCGCAACTTTCAATCCTCGCCTATCGACCGATAACCTTCTATATATCTTGTattttctcacctaaaaacattaaaacatttaaaacggtgagacaaaaatttcagtaagcaattatcaactacataaagtacttatactcaaaataactatatatatagtttaattttcaaaatgcatcaTATGAAATTCATGTTCTTAAAAATGAAcactttatggattaaaccatagTAAAATACTTAAAatagtacctttaaccaaatatgcaatttaaaatatcaagtttgctatcatttctcaaaataccacacTTAGTCAAAACATAAATCACtgtattaaaacacttaatataaaactcgTGTTCAGCacgtatttcgataaatactcCATAAATCTTATTTCGATAAATACCTCATAAACtgtatttcgataaatactttACAAACTGTATCTTAAtaaaaatacttcataaactgtatatcaataaatGATTCACCAACTGTATCCCAATAAATATTTCGCAAaccatatatcaataaatacttcgcaaatcgtatttcgataaatacttt encodes:
- the LOC136220054 gene encoding pentatricopeptide repeat-containing protein At4g18840-like isoform X1 gives rise to the protein MSISSPSYLFFSTPNKITLNFQQNSQSKKPDPAISLLQLCKKVEELRQVHTFLIKTSLIREKHAFGRLLVSFSSFDDLGTVDYARKLFDSINIPKNSFIYNTMMRAYLKCGNPREAFVVYSHMVCEDYVYPDDFTFTFVFSACSKFNAVSEGKQAHAQMIKLKPPFNFGVHSWNSLMDFYTKIGELGIAIHRLFDRIDEPDVVSWNCLISGYVKSGDLNQAQKVFDEMPQRDVVSWTTLLVGYANAGFLSEASRLFSEMPEPNLVSWTALINCYLQLGYYSKVLDLFEQMQIAEIEMDKITITTLLSACSRLGALDHGQWLHGYLDKHGIKIDAHLSTALIDMYSKCGRIELARKAFREAADKKVFVWNSMLGGLALHSFGEEAIELFDEMIKFGIDPNEITYINILVACDHSGLVEVGLGFFNRLMEDQKVKPTIDHYGCLVNLLGRAGSLYDAFQVIESMPLKADGSLWRALLGACKMHGNIKLGEKVGRILIKMEPLNHMNYVLLSNLYAMFNRWEMVGELRRDMKLKGLMKKPGCSSIEVSGVVHEFVARDLSHSKSKEIYETLNIMANHALNLDITYCHVCEARESEEVEV
- the LOC136220054 gene encoding pentatricopeptide repeat-containing protein At4g18840-like isoform X2, producing the protein MSISSPSYLFFSTPNKITLNFQQNSQSKKPDPAISLLQLCKKVEELRQVHTFLIKTSLIREKHAFGRLLVSFSSFDDLGTVDYARKLFDSINIPKNSFIYNTMMRAYLKCGNPREAFVVYSHMVCEDYVYPDDFTFTFVFSACSKFNAVSEGKQAHAQMIKLKPPFNFGVHSWNSLMDFYTKIGELGIAIHRLFDRIDEPDVVSWNCLISGYVKSGDLNQAQKVFDEMPQRDVVSWTTLLVGYANAGFLSEASRLFSEMPEPNLVSWTALINCYLQLGYYSKVLDLFEQMQIAEIEMDKITITTLLSACSRLGALDHGQWLHGYLDKHGIKIDAHLSTALIDMYSKCGRIELARKAFREAADKKVFVWNSMLGGLALHSFGEEAIELFDEMIKFGIDPNEITYINILVACDHSGLVEVGLGFFNRLMEDQKVKPTIDHYGCLVNLLGRAGSLYDAFQVIESMPLKADGSLWRALLGACKMHGNIKLGEKVGRILIKMEPLNHMNYVLLSNLYAMFNRWEMVGELRRDMKLKGLMKKPGCSSIEIHIPNIGIRDHILRPFCGW